In Flavobacterium luteolum, the DNA window GTTGGTGAAAAACACATTTTAGAGGTTTTAAAATCAGATCCAAATATTGGTAAAAACCCAATGTTCTTAAACGCAGCAGGAATGTTTGATGTTGTTAAGTTCAAAGATTATTTTAAATCAAACCCAGAAGCGGCACAATACATTTCTCAAAAAGAGAAAGATGCTGAATTGAATGCAAAATTTCAAATCTATAATACTTTAATTAAATCAGGTCTTTACACAACTGCTAGTGAAGGAAAATTAAAGTATGAAATGGAAGCTAATAAAGTAAGTTTTGCTTTTGCAGCAGCTCCTTATTCTTCTATTAAAGATAGTGAAGTAAAAATCTCTGATGATGAGATCGTAGCTTACATGAAGAAAAACGAGAAAAAATTCAAAGCAGATGCAACTCGCGAAATTCAATACGTTTTAGTTGAAGATAAAGCATCTAAAGAAGATGAGGCTGAAATTAAAGCTAAATTAACTGCGCTATTATCAGGAAGTGTTGTATACAATGCAAAAACTGGTAAAAATGATACATTGCCAGGATTTAAAAATGCTACAAACATTGCTGAATTCGTAAACGCAAATTCTGATGTTCCTTACGATTCTACTTATGTTCCTAAAAATGCATTGCCAGCAGTTGATGCTGACAAATTATTCAGCTTACCTGCTGGAGCAATCTACGGACCATATGTTTACGGAAGATACTATGCAATTTCTAAATCTCAAGGATTTAAAGCTGGAGTTAATGCAAAAGCTAGTCATATCTTAATTGGTTACGAAGGATCTCAAACTCCAAACCAAAAAGAAAAAAGAACTAAAGAAGAAGCTAAAGCTAAAGCTGAAGAAATTTTAGCACAAGTTCAAGCTAATCCAGATAGTTTTATGATGTTAGCTTTTACAAGTTCTGATGATTCATCTGCACAGCAAGGTGGAGACTTAGGATATTTTGGGCCAAACCAAATGGTAAAACCTTTCAACGATTTTGTATTCAGCAACGGAATTGGCAAAGTTGGTTTAGTAGAAACTCCTTTCGGATTTCACGTAATCAAAATTACAGACAAACAAGACGGAATTCGTTTAGCTACAATTGCTCAAAAAATTGAGCCATCTGAAGCTACTTCTGATAAAGTATTCACATTAGCAACTAAATTTGAAATGGATGCTGCTGATAAAGACTTCAATGCTGCAGCAAAAGAATTAGGATTAAAAGTTGCTCCAGCTGTTAATGCAAAAGCTATGGATGAAGCGTTTGGACCATTAGGAAACCAACGTAACATTGTAAGATGGGCTTTTGATAAAGAAACAAGTAAAGGTGACGTAAAACGTTTCGAAATTGCAAACATCGGACACGTTATCGCACAATATAAAGGTGAAAACAAATCAGGTTTAGTTTCTGTTGATATGGCAAGACCTTATGTAGAGCCAATCTTGAAAAACAAGAAAAAAGCAGAATTGTTAAAAGCAAAAATGCAAGGTTCAAGTCTTGAAGCTATTGCTAAAGCTGCAGGAGTTGCTGTTCAACAAGCTGCAGATGTAACTCTTGATAATCCAGTTTTACCTGGTGGAGTTGGACAAGAGCCGAGAGTAGTAGGTAATGCATTTGCATTAGCAGCAAATAAAATCTCTGCTCCAATTGAAGGAAATACTGGTGTTTATGTAGTTAAAAACATTAAGACAGTAAAAGCTCCAGCAATTGCTAATCACGCAGCTTACGTAGAGAAAGTAAAAGCTCAAAGCGCATCTGATGCAAACAGAGTATTGCCAGCGTTAAAAAACAATGCTAAAATTGAAGATAACAGATTACAATTTAATTACTAATTAAAAGTAATTTATCATAAAAAGAGACCCGAAACATTAATATGTTTCGGGTTTCTTTTTTTTTATAAAATTAAGAAAATCTACTTTGTGTTAATTTTCTTAAAGTATATAGGGATTATCGAAATTTAATTTAAAAAACTTGTGATTTTCAAATTATTACAGTTAATTTGCTCGATTTTTACTTTAACATATTTTTAGCTTTTGCGAGGAAATAGAGTTAAGAAGAATAATGAGCTAATAAACAAATCGC includes these proteins:
- a CDS encoding peptidylprolyl isomerase, whose amino-acid sequence is MAVLAKIRQRSALLIGVIALALFAFIIQDLFTRGTFGQSSKDVGSIDGKDISFEDFRVKVSNVEKSGQGITSTEAANRVWDQEVSIALLSSQFDKLGLRVGEKHILEVLKSDPNIGKNPMFLNAAGMFDVVKFKDYFKSNPEAAQYISQKEKDAELNAKFQIYNTLIKSGLYTTASEGKLKYEMEANKVSFAFAAAPYSSIKDSEVKISDDEIVAYMKKNEKKFKADATREIQYVLVEDKASKEDEAEIKAKLTALLSGSVVYNAKTGKNDTLPGFKNATNIAEFVNANSDVPYDSTYVPKNALPAVDADKLFSLPAGAIYGPYVYGRYYAISKSQGFKAGVNAKASHILIGYEGSQTPNQKEKRTKEEAKAKAEEILAQVQANPDSFMMLAFTSSDDSSAQQGGDLGYFGPNQMVKPFNDFVFSNGIGKVGLVETPFGFHVIKITDKQDGIRLATIAQKIEPSEATSDKVFTLATKFEMDAADKDFNAAAKELGLKVAPAVNAKAMDEAFGPLGNQRNIVRWAFDKETSKGDVKRFEIANIGHVIAQYKGENKSGLVSVDMARPYVEPILKNKKKAELLKAKMQGSSLEAIAKAAGVAVQQAADVTLDNPVLPGGVGQEPRVVGNAFALAANKISAPIEGNTGVYVVKNIKTVKAPAIANHAAYVEKVKAQSASDANRVLPALKNNAKIEDNRLQFNY